One Micromonospora eburnea genomic region harbors:
- a CDS encoding class I SAM-dependent methyltransferase, whose protein sequence is MTSVRPAPTGNYWNDPNTVSAFAALSAPVYLTNLLCSPVPDGAVALDVGCGTGRNLPSLVAAGFRVLAIDLHPGMLDEARDHHAGPRVALARANVTNMPVADQRASLVVCHGVLHNLHDRDDLGAALRELHRVLAVGGSLSLNTFTAGHLDPCLDSLGDDVYVLPNGQYMTLLTPDDLESLLLGAGLSVCGDVTQYLSPGEPGQRSVWRAILTRV, encoded by the coding sequence GTGACGAGTGTACGACCGGCCCCTACCGGCAACTACTGGAACGATCCGAACACGGTCTCAGCCTTCGCTGCACTTTCGGCGCCTGTCTACCTGACCAACCTGCTCTGCAGTCCCGTACCTGACGGCGCCGTTGCGCTCGACGTAGGCTGCGGTACGGGCCGGAACTTGCCCAGTCTGGTGGCTGCAGGCTTCCGTGTCCTGGCCATCGATCTGCATCCCGGCATGCTGGATGAGGCCCGCGACCACCACGCCGGGCCGCGTGTCGCACTCGCCCGTGCGAATGTCACCAACATGCCCGTTGCCGATCAACGGGCCTCGCTGGTCGTCTGCCACGGTGTCCTACACAACCTTCATGACCGTGACGACCTCGGGGCCGCGTTGCGTGAGCTGCACCGAGTCCTCGCCGTCGGAGGCTCTCTGTCGCTGAACACATTCACTGCCGGGCACCTCGACCCATGTCTCGACTCACTCGGCGACGACGTCTACGTCCTACCGAACGGCCAATACATGACCCTGCTGACGCCCGACGACCTGGAGAGCCTTCTCCTCGGAGCGGGTCTGTCAGTGTGCGGCGACGTCACGCAGTACCTCAGTCCGGGCGAACCGGGCCAACGCAGCGTGTGGCGCGCCATCCTCACCCGGGTATAG
- a CDS encoding NUDIX domain-containing protein, which translates to MPATKPTNPAPAPVAGPGVQVVAALLRRDDHIVLVQEQRDGQEIWSIPGGGVERGELLTEALIREVQEETGLRLATVGPLAYLVNTTTERYPSTVVLTFDCTDWDGNIAVHDPDGKVIGAVLLPLDEAKKILATSTAARPEIEPVLAYLDGASTSRVWSYRDDQPAD; encoded by the coding sequence ATGCCCGCCACGAAACCCACCAACCCAGCGCCCGCACCGGTCGCCGGCCCCGGCGTGCAGGTTGTCGCCGCCCTACTCCGCCGCGACGACCACATCGTGCTCGTGCAAGAGCAGCGCGACGGACAGGAGATCTGGTCTATCCCCGGCGGCGGCGTCGAACGCGGCGAACTGCTGACCGAGGCCCTCATTCGCGAGGTACAGGAGGAGACCGGTCTGCGCCTGGCCACGGTCGGCCCGCTGGCCTACCTCGTCAACACCACGACCGAGCGGTACCCGTCCACAGTCGTCCTGACCTTCGACTGCACCGACTGGGACGGCAACATCGCCGTACATGACCCGGACGGCAAGGTCATCGGCGCTGTCCTGCTACCGCTTGACGAAGCCAAGAAGATCCTGGCCACCTCCACGGCCGCACGGCCCGAGATCGAACCCGTGCTCGCCTACCTCGATGGCGCCAGCACCAGCCGGGTGTGGAGCTACCGCGACGACCAACCCGCTGATTGA
- a CDS encoding monodechloroaminopyrrolnitrin synthase PrnB family protein, translated as MTVTHGLDASITTLDPLGADAVMRSLPQANIAADTAWLHTRAVHLSQAATRIRDAAPARAALRDLGMLTASLARHTGRGLAPPVVEAAMLHLGNIADEVPRETVYSYSTRNPRGPRRRSFTDTPGEHLFINEVSAASCGLDAAIERCRYLPEAADQHEANAAAAIVHHHLRTFAAHLVTVKRHLTPQYFTGRLRPYFPALTIAGQTYYAPGGAQMPLLVIDVVLLNQAVTGELAGWFEQYVDDNVIYLPPHHRALIDQARGNPGLARLAHRYPHLRTATGLLIDDLLRFRLPHRQLAQANMAIRDEGALGSGGYTTDALDQLVAVTKRARILLDPGSTA; from the coding sequence ATGACGGTCACCCATGGTCTCGACGCGAGCATAACAACGCTCGACCCGCTCGGCGCCGACGCCGTAATGCGGTCCCTGCCCCAAGCCAACATCGCGGCCGACACCGCATGGCTGCACACCCGAGCCGTACACCTCAGCCAGGCTGCCACCCGAATCCGCGACGCTGCCCCCGCTCGGGCGGCATTGCGTGACCTGGGCATGCTCACCGCCTCGCTCGCCCGCCACACCGGCCGAGGCCTCGCACCACCTGTGGTCGAAGCGGCGATGCTCCACCTAGGCAACATCGCCGACGAGGTGCCACGTGAGACCGTCTACTCATACAGCACCCGCAACCCCCGCGGACCCAGACGGCGTTCCTTCACTGACACGCCCGGCGAGCACCTCTTCATCAACGAGGTCTCCGCAGCCAGCTGCGGCCTCGACGCCGCAATCGAGCGCTGTCGCTACCTGCCAGAGGCCGCCGACCAACACGAAGCCAACGCCGCCGCCGCGATTGTGCACCATCACCTGCGAACCTTTGCCGCCCACCTGGTGACCGTCAAACGTCACCTGACGCCGCAGTACTTCACCGGCCGACTGCGCCCCTACTTCCCAGCGCTCACCATCGCCGGGCAAACCTACTACGCGCCTGGCGGCGCCCAGATGCCCCTGCTCGTGATCGATGTCGTACTGCTCAACCAGGCGGTCACCGGCGAGCTCGCCGGCTGGTTCGAGCAATACGTCGACGACAACGTCATCTACCTGCCGCCACACCACCGCGCACTCATCGACCAGGCCCGTGGCAACCCGGGTTTGGCGCGACTCGCTCACCGATACCCGCACCTGCGCACCGCGACCGGCCTGCTCATCGACGATCTGCTGCGGTTCCGCCTGCCACACCGCCAACTCGCCCAGGCCAACATGGCAATACGCGATGAAGGTGCTCTCGGCAGCGGCGGCTACACGACTGACGCCCTCGATCAACTCGTGGCCGTAACCAAGCGCGCCCGTATCCTCCTCGACCCTGGGAGCACCGCGTGA